The following proteins come from a genomic window of Musa acuminata AAA Group cultivar baxijiao chromosome BXJ1-7, Cavendish_Baxijiao_AAA, whole genome shotgun sequence:
- the LOC135581016 gene encoding growth-regulating factor 6-like isoform X1, whose product MDFGGVVSMDGFVGASSGGGSLLSCSLTTSNAQVCRPKGLPGCGFQKLGRSAEPDDCDWRSLKMARTEAMVTAPNEAPPFLPGSTTTPHSLFPYGEQMLSFSSTSKQDALMLSCEGALPYYCSPSASSPTPSSYLRSAGLYSGSSDVNINGVLARVRGPFTPSQWLELEHQALIYKYIVAKVAIPPNLLTPIRRSLSSSGFHPLSAGPFGSNSLGWGPFYLGYSGNADPEPGRCRRTDGKKWRCSRDAVADQKYCERHMNRGRHRSRKHVEGQSGHAAKAMPVIAASQSATAVSGAGSSSSLGSAQPQTKTLQPNVREVCTAPFNMMVMNKENANDQRQDPVSLSMLTSMNPKPTSSLFSIPEHHNAFETTSSRADLQLVATDSHLNPATRSFSDKSCIASPKLQVPRPQSHPLHHFIDDWSKTQSDRSTITWPEIEEMQFERTQLSMSIPVASSEFSSSSSPHHENLTLSPLKLSREYNLPHMDSRINVLSEVNQRQISWIPISWETSMAGPLGEALANTSSMPKDQSKNCSSSSSLNLLTDGWDSSPRMESSPTGVLQKTSFGSLTSSTGSNPRAENRKAHESTASLSDDLLGPTLVGPPTIPSL is encoded by the exons ATGGACTTCGGTGGTGTGGTGAGCATGGACGGGTTTGTAGGTGCTTCCTCAGGGGGTGGCAGCCTTCTGTCTTGCTCCCTGACCACCTCAAACGCCCAAGTCTGCAGGCCAAAGGGGCTCCCCGGCTGTGGCTTTCAGAAGCTTGGGAGGTCTGCTGAACCTGATGACTGTGATTGGAGATCCCTCAAGATGGCCAGAACCGAGGCAATGGTGACAGCACCCAACGAGGCACCTCCTTTCCTGCCGGGATCCACCACCACCCCTCACTCTCTCTTCCCTTATGGGGAGCAAATGCTCAGCTTCTCATCGACCTCCAAGCAAGATGCTTTGATGCTCAGCTGTGAAGGGGCCCTGCCTTACTACTGCTCACCATCAGCATCTTCTCCCACACCTTCCTCTTACCTTAGGAGTGCAG GGTTGTATTCTGGGAGCTCTGATGTGAACATTAATGGGGTTTTGGCAAGGGTGAGAGGGCCCTTCACCCCATCTCAGTGGCTGGAGCTGGAACACCAGGCCTTGATTTACAAGTACATCGTTGCCAAAGTTGCTATCCCACCCAATCTGCTCACCCCTATCAGGAGAAGCCTCAGTTCTTCTGGGTTCCATCCCTTATCGGCTGGACCTTTTGGTTCAAATTCAT TGGGCTGGGGACCTTTCTATCTGGGATATTCTGGAAATGCTGATCCAGAACCCGGTAGGTGTCGTCGGACTGACGGAAAGAAATGGCGGTGCTCGAGGGATGCAGTCGCCGACCAGAAGTACTGTGAGCGTCACATGAACCGGGGCCGCCATCGTTCAAGAAAGCATGTGGAAGGCCAATCTGGCCATGCCGCGAAAGCGATGCCTGTTATCGCTGCTTCACAGTCAGCTACAGCAGTTTCTGGTGCTGGGTCATCCAGTAGCCTTGGTAGTGCGCAGCCGCAAACTAAAACCTTGCAGCCAAATGTTCGTGAAGTTTGCACTGCACCATTCAACAT GATGGTGATGAACAAGGAAAATGCCAATGACCAAAGACAAGATCCTGTGAGCCTCTCCATGTTGACTTCTATGAACCCAAAACCCACTAGTTCCTTATTTTCAATCCCAGAACATCACAATGCCTTTGAAACCACCTCATCCCGAGCGGATCTTCAACTTGTTGCTACCGATTCCCATTTGAACCCTGCAACTAGGTCTTTCTCAGATAAAAGCTGTATCGCTTCTCCGAAGCTCCAAGTCCCACGACCGCAGTCCCATCCCCTTCACCACTTCATCGATGATTGGTCAAAAACTCAATCGGATCGTTCTACCATTACTTGGCCTGAGATAGAAGAAATGCAGTTTGAAAGAACTCAACTCTCTATGTCGATACCAGTGGCTTCCTCAGAGTTCtcgtcctcctcttctcctcaccATGAAAACCTTACGCTTTCACCCCTTAAGCTGTCACGGGAATACAATCTCCCTCACATGGATTCGAGGATAAATGTGCTGAGTGAGGTGAACCAAAGACAGATAAGCTGGATACCGATATCCTGGGAGACTTCCATGGCTGGTCCTCTGGGAGAGGCCCTTGCCAACACCAGTAGCATGCCCAAGGATCAAAGCAAAAACTGCTCATCGTCGTCATCTCTAAACCTCTTGACCGACGGCTGGGATTCAAGCCCTCGGATGGAGTCCTCTCCGACGGGTGTTCTGCAGAAGACTTCATTTGGTTCTCTTACGAGCAGCACCGGGAGTAACCCGAGGGCAGAGAACAGGAAGGCTCATGAGAGCACCGCAAGCTTGTCCGATGACCTCCTTGGCCCGACCCTTGTAGGTCCTCCAACCATCCCCTCGCTTTGA
- the LOC135680070 gene encoding kinesin-like protein KIN-7L, whose amino-acid sequence MEKISVAVRFRPSAAGDPPADRHWRVQDESISLVAPGSGVSFAFDHVFDPSYNNAMVYDLLIKSIIQAAVDGFNGTAFAYGQTSSGKTFTMSGSEEEPGIIPLAVEDVFRTTKMTTDREFLIRVSYMEIYNEEINDLLTLGNQKLPIHESLERGFFVAGLREEIVNSAEQVFELLKHGEANRHFGETNMNARSSRSHTIFRMVIESSKRNPMNLGDASNTDAIRVSVLNLVDLAGSERIAKTGAGGVRLKEGKHINKSLMILGNVINKLSESGRQRGHIPYRDSKLTRILQPALGGNSKTSIICTVAPEEVHIEETRGTLQFASRAKRITNCAQVNEILTDAALLKRQKLEIEELRRKLQGSHSEILEQVILKQRNDMHKSELERERLAMELEEERKARETLELRIKEQQKKIENLSSLSISSYNTSISTQQKVNSTIMFDELSVSRSDVFRTPNFKAMADDFVVKRPSSFRTVDSNPILENFDNTADEDLWMQLNKGCITDLDTLQMTPNMKHQSFPSLEMSLEPSVDEEISSERHHSLESDCGFNREQLEALREKCTIMERACSLLREEKASLVETLSLSKQDNEHLRAQKEELLKELNTEKQKMKELKEEIRQFSLAFHQREGLLTSIYTKSKAMMENLNASKVSISEVCDS is encoded by the exons ATGGAGAAGATCTCCGTCGCCGTCCGCTTCCGCCCCTCCGCCGCTGGAGATCCGCCTGCCGACCGTCACTGGAGGGTACAGGACGAAAGCATTTCCCTCGTAGCCCCAGGCTCCGGCGTCTCCTTCGCCTTCG ATCATGTCTTCGATCCAAGCTATAACAACGCAATGGTGTACGATCTCCTCATCAAATCCATAATTCAAGCCGCCGTCGATGGGTTCAACG GAACTGCTTTCGCGTATGGCCAGACGAGCAGCGGCAAGACTTTCACCATGAGTGGATCTGAGGAGGAACCCGGAATCATCCCTCTCGCTGTCGAGGACGTATTCCGCACCACCAAAATG ACTACGGACCGCGAGTTCTTGATTAGGGTCTCCTATATGGAGATCTACAATGAGGAGATTAACGACTTGCTGACATTGGGGAACCAGAAGCTCCCGATTCACGAGAGCTTGGAG AGAGGATTTTTTGTGGCGGGGCTCAGGGAGGAAATCGTGAACAGTGCCGAACAAGTGTTTGAGCTCCTCAAACATGGAGAAG CAAATCGACATTTTGGTGAAACAAACATGAACGCTCGGAGCAGCAGATCACATACTATCTttaggatg GTCATTGAAAGCAGCAAGAGGAATCCCATGAACTTAGGGGATGCATCGAACACGGATGCTATCCGTGTTTCTGTTCTT AACTTGGTAGATTTAGCTGGTTCAGAGCGGATTGCTAAAACAGGGGCTGGAGGAGTCCGTCTGAAGGAGGGGAAGCACATTAACAAGAGCTTGATGATTCTTGGCAATGTGATCAACAAGCTTAGTGAGAGTGGAAGGCAAAG GGGGCACATTCCATATCGTGATAGTAAACTGACTCGCATACTCCAACCTGCTCTTGGAGGCAATTCAAAAACGTCAATAATCTGTACAGTTGCACCTGAAGAG GTTCACATAGAAGAAACAAGGGGAACGCTTCAATTTGCAAGCAGAGCCAAGCGAATTACAAACTGTGCCCAAGTAAATGAG ATATTAACTGATGCTGCTTTGCTGAAGCGGCAAAAACTAGAGATTGAGGAACTCCGCAGAAAATTACAG GGTTCTCATTCTGAAATACTGGAACAAGTTATTTTGAAACAACGGAATGACATGCACAAG TCTGAACTAGAACGTGAAAGGCTTGCAATGGAACTtgaggaagaaagaaaagccCGTGAAACTTTAGAGCTTCGCATAAAGGAACAGCAGAAGAAGATAGAAAATCTTAGTAGTCTCTCTATTTCTTCATATAATACTTCAATTTCAACTCAG CAAAAAGTTAATTCAACTATCATGTTTGATGAATTAAGTGTATCAAGAAGTGATGTGTTCAGAACTCCCAATTTCAAAGCAATGGCTGATGATTTCGTTGTGAAACGACCAAGTAGCTTCAGGACAGTTGATTCGAACCCCATCCTTGAAAATTTTGACAACACAGCCGATGAAGACCTGTGGATGCAATTGAACAAAGGTTGCATCACTGATCTTGATACACTTCAAATGACACCAAATATGAAACATCAGTCATTTCCATCACTTGAAATGTCTCTC GAACCAAGTGTTGATGAAGAAATTAGTTCTGAGAGACATCATAGCTTGGAAAGTGATTGTGGCTTCAACAGAGAACAGCTTGAGGCTTTAAgggaaaaatgtaccatcatggAAAGGGCATGCAGCCTGTTAAGAGAGGAGAAGGCTTCTCTAGTGGAAACTCTCTCCCTGTCTAAACAAGATAATGAGCACCTCAGAGCCCAAAAAGAAGAGTTGTTGAAGGAGTTGAACACCGAAAAGCAAAAGATGAAGGAACTTAAGGAGGAGATCCGGCAGTTTAGTTTGGCATTCCACCAAAGGGAGGGCTTACTTACATCTATCTACACCAAATCAAAGGCCATGATGGAAAACCTCAATGCGTCAAAAGTTTCAATATCTGAAGTATGTGATAGTTAA
- the LOC135581016 gene encoding growth-regulating factor 6-like isoform X2, whose protein sequence is MVSTACCASSFGGCTQVMGLYSGSSDVNINGVLARVRGPFTPSQWLELEHQALIYKYIVAKVAIPPNLLTPIRRSLSSSGFHPLSAGPFGSNSLGWGPFYLGYSGNADPEPGRCRRTDGKKWRCSRDAVADQKYCERHMNRGRHRSRKHVEGQSGHAAKAMPVIAASQSATAVSGAGSSSSLGSAQPQTKTLQPNVREVCTAPFNMMVMNKENANDQRQDPVSLSMLTSMNPKPTSSLFSIPEHHNAFETTSSRADLQLVATDSHLNPATRSFSDKSCIASPKLQVPRPQSHPLHHFIDDWSKTQSDRSTITWPEIEEMQFERTQLSMSIPVASSEFSSSSSPHHENLTLSPLKLSREYNLPHMDSRINVLSEVNQRQISWIPISWETSMAGPLGEALANTSSMPKDQSKNCSSSSSLNLLTDGWDSSPRMESSPTGVLQKTSFGSLTSSTGSNPRAENRKAHESTASLSDDLLGPTLVGPPTIPSL, encoded by the exons ATGGTTTCTACAGCTTGTTGTGCTTCTTCCTTTGGTGGTTGCACGCAAGTCATGG GGTTGTATTCTGGGAGCTCTGATGTGAACATTAATGGGGTTTTGGCAAGGGTGAGAGGGCCCTTCACCCCATCTCAGTGGCTGGAGCTGGAACACCAGGCCTTGATTTACAAGTACATCGTTGCCAAAGTTGCTATCCCACCCAATCTGCTCACCCCTATCAGGAGAAGCCTCAGTTCTTCTGGGTTCCATCCCTTATCGGCTGGACCTTTTGGTTCAAATTCAT TGGGCTGGGGACCTTTCTATCTGGGATATTCTGGAAATGCTGATCCAGAACCCGGTAGGTGTCGTCGGACTGACGGAAAGAAATGGCGGTGCTCGAGGGATGCAGTCGCCGACCAGAAGTACTGTGAGCGTCACATGAACCGGGGCCGCCATCGTTCAAGAAAGCATGTGGAAGGCCAATCTGGCCATGCCGCGAAAGCGATGCCTGTTATCGCTGCTTCACAGTCAGCTACAGCAGTTTCTGGTGCTGGGTCATCCAGTAGCCTTGGTAGTGCGCAGCCGCAAACTAAAACCTTGCAGCCAAATGTTCGTGAAGTTTGCACTGCACCATTCAACAT GATGGTGATGAACAAGGAAAATGCCAATGACCAAAGACAAGATCCTGTGAGCCTCTCCATGTTGACTTCTATGAACCCAAAACCCACTAGTTCCTTATTTTCAATCCCAGAACATCACAATGCCTTTGAAACCACCTCATCCCGAGCGGATCTTCAACTTGTTGCTACCGATTCCCATTTGAACCCTGCAACTAGGTCTTTCTCAGATAAAAGCTGTATCGCTTCTCCGAAGCTCCAAGTCCCACGACCGCAGTCCCATCCCCTTCACCACTTCATCGATGATTGGTCAAAAACTCAATCGGATCGTTCTACCATTACTTGGCCTGAGATAGAAGAAATGCAGTTTGAAAGAACTCAACTCTCTATGTCGATACCAGTGGCTTCCTCAGAGTTCtcgtcctcctcttctcctcaccATGAAAACCTTACGCTTTCACCCCTTAAGCTGTCACGGGAATACAATCTCCCTCACATGGATTCGAGGATAAATGTGCTGAGTGAGGTGAACCAAAGACAGATAAGCTGGATACCGATATCCTGGGAGACTTCCATGGCTGGTCCTCTGGGAGAGGCCCTTGCCAACACCAGTAGCATGCCCAAGGATCAAAGCAAAAACTGCTCATCGTCGTCATCTCTAAACCTCTTGACCGACGGCTGGGATTCAAGCCCTCGGATGGAGTCCTCTCCGACGGGTGTTCTGCAGAAGACTTCATTTGGTTCTCTTACGAGCAGCACCGGGAGTAACCCGAGGGCAGAGAACAGGAAGGCTCATGAGAGCACCGCAAGCTTGTCCGATGACCTCCTTGGCCCGACCCTTGTAGGTCCTCCAACCATCCCCTCGCTTTGA